A single region of the Pseudomonas granadensis genome encodes:
- a CDS encoding PP0621 family protein codes for MLRLLFWIAVIFAAIWLWRKFKAPAASNQSQRNSREQDAAPMVRCAHCGVHLPRDRALGNQQQWYCSQAHLEQGPGASGR; via the coding sequence ATGCTTCGTTTATTGTTCTGGATCGCCGTGATCTTCGCCGCCATCTGGCTCTGGCGTAAATTCAAGGCCCCCGCCGCCTCCAATCAGTCCCAGCGCAATTCTCGCGAGCAAGACGCGGCGCCCATGGTGCGCTGTGCCCATTGCGGCGTGCACTTGCCGCGCGATCGCGCGCTGGGCAATCAGCAACAGTGGTATTGCAGCCAGGCTCATCTCGAGCAAGGCCCGGGCGCCAGTGGTCGCTGA